In one Micromonospora polyrhachis genomic region, the following are encoded:
- a CDS encoding FAD-binding protein: MTFDRAYDVVVVGTGAAGFATALGAIDERLSVLMLESTPKWGGNSAKSGGGMWLPNNPLMRRDSVGDSRAEALTYLEATIGDEGRSTSRERKEAFVDGVADFVETAQKYGMEFVRATEYSDYYPERPGGKIGRGIEHKPFDVRKIGKWWQSTQAPAAMPILTDDVWLLGRAWSTASGFRRGAQLALRTAGGLVRGAKLAGIGAGLMASFLHIVVVKHKADLWLESPLEDLVVADGRVVGVRVTHEGRQLTIGARRGVMLAAGGFDYNREWRRKYHGIDGSPSGAPGNLGQPIDIAMSHGAATELLDDAWWGASVAATSVSEPSFIVGERSFPFSIIVDARGDRFANESESYVDLGHHMLDHDKVGPYWMIADRRHARRYLRNYLLDPRAKRAMQREGVLFKADTLDDLAKLIGVEPARLTATVERFNGFARAGVDGDFGRGNSAYDRYYSDPLVHPNPNLGPLERGPFTAVKVVIGDLGTKGGVVTDAEGRALREDGSVIEGLYSAGNNSASVMGRTYPGPGSTIGPAVVFGLRAARHMADGE; encoded by the coding sequence ATGACCTTCGACAGGGCCTATGACGTGGTCGTTGTCGGCACCGGAGCTGCCGGCTTCGCCACCGCATTGGGTGCGATCGACGAGCGCCTCTCGGTGCTGATGCTGGAGAGCACGCCAAAGTGGGGGGGCAACAGCGCGAAGTCCGGCGGTGGCATGTGGCTGCCCAACAACCCGCTCATGCGACGCGACAGCGTGGGCGACTCTCGCGCGGAGGCGCTGACCTACCTTGAGGCCACCATCGGTGACGAGGGCCGGTCGACCAGCCGGGAGCGCAAGGAGGCGTTCGTCGACGGCGTCGCCGACTTCGTCGAGACCGCGCAGAAATACGGTATGGAGTTCGTACGCGCCACCGAGTACTCCGACTACTACCCGGAGCGGCCGGGTGGCAAGATCGGCCGCGGCATCGAGCACAAGCCGTTCGACGTACGCAAGATCGGCAAGTGGTGGCAGTCGACGCAAGCACCCGCGGCGATGCCGATCCTCACCGACGACGTGTGGCTGCTGGGTCGGGCCTGGTCGACGGCCAGCGGCTTCCGGCGCGGAGCGCAGCTCGCCCTCCGGACAGCTGGCGGCCTGGTGCGTGGGGCGAAGCTCGCGGGCATCGGTGCAGGTCTGATGGCATCGTTCCTCCACATCGTGGTGGTCAAACACAAGGCCGACCTGTGGCTGGAGTCCCCGCTGGAAGATCTTGTCGTCGCGGACGGCCGGGTCGTCGGCGTGCGCGTCACACATGAGGGCAGGCAACTCACGATCGGCGCGCGCCGTGGCGTGATGCTCGCGGCCGGCGGATTCGACTACAACCGCGAGTGGCGGCGGAAGTACCACGGCATCGACGGGTCCCCGTCTGGCGCGCCGGGCAACCTCGGCCAGCCGATCGACATCGCGATGTCTCACGGTGCGGCCACCGAACTGCTCGATGACGCGTGGTGGGGAGCGTCCGTCGCGGCGACAAGCGTCTCCGAGCCGTCATTCATCGTCGGCGAACGGTCGTTCCCGTTCTCGATCATCGTCGACGCGCGGGGCGATCGGTTCGCCAACGAGTCGGAGTCGTACGTCGACCTCGGCCACCACATGCTCGACCACGACAAGGTCGGGCCCTACTGGATGATCGCCGATCGCCGCCACGCCCGCCGCTACCTTCGCAACTATCTGCTGGATCCCCGGGCGAAGCGGGCGATGCAGCGTGAGGGAGTGCTGTTCAAAGCCGACACGCTGGACGATCTGGCGAAGCTGATCGGTGTCGAACCGGCCCGCCTGACCGCCACGGTCGAGCGGTTCAACGGCTTTGCCCGCGCCGGTGTCGACGGCGACTTCGGCCGCGGGAACTCGGCGTACGACCGCTACTACAGCGACCCACTGGTTCACCCCAACCCCAATCTCGGCCCATTGGAGCGCGGACCGTTCACCGCGGTTAAGGTCGTCATCGGGGACCTCGGCACCAAGGGTGGCGTGGTCACCGACGCCGAGGGCCGGGCGCTGCGCGAGGACGGATCGGTGATCGAGGGGCTCTACTCGGCCGGAAACAACTCGGCCTCGGTGATGGGTAGGACCTACCCGGGCCCCGGTTCGACGATCGGTCCGGCCGTGGTGTTCGGGCTCCGCGCCGCCCGTCACATGGCGGACGGCGAATAA
- a CDS encoding VOC family protein: MGIHRLNHAVLFVRDLARSIAFYRDVLGFRLIPMTPDNFTGAAFLQAPDSTNDHDLGLFELGAAAGPSGAGRTSVGLYHLAWEVDTLDDLAALADRLAEAGALSGSSDHGTTKSLYGHDPDGLEFEIVWLVPADELDEQALAARKRIGRLDLAREKQRYGGQTRGGVGISRPV; this comes from the coding sequence ATGGGTATCCACCGCCTCAACCACGCTGTGCTCTTCGTCCGCGACCTTGCCCGGAGCATCGCGTTCTATCGGGACGTCCTGGGCTTCCGGCTGATCCCGATGACACCGGACAACTTCACCGGTGCCGCCTTCCTCCAGGCACCCGATTCGACCAACGATCACGACCTTGGTCTGTTCGAGCTCGGTGCCGCCGCCGGCCCGTCCGGAGCCGGCCGGACCAGCGTTGGCCTCTACCACCTCGCCTGGGAGGTCGACACCCTGGACGATCTGGCGGCGCTGGCCGATCGCCTGGCCGAGGCCGGTGCCCTTTCCGGCAGCTCGGACCATGGCACCACCAAGAGCCTCTACGGTCACGACCCGGACGGTCTGGAGTTCGAGATCGTCTGGCTGGTCCCGGCCGACGAACTCGACGAGCAGGCGCTGGCCGCCCGCAAACGGATCGGTCGGCTCGATCTGGCCCGGGAGAAGCAGCGCTACGGCGGCCAGACCCGGGGCGGTGTCGGCATCTCCCGGCCGGTCTGA
- a CDS encoding TetR/AcrR family transcriptional regulator translates to MLRDTRKVNRGPAASADNRRAILAAARKVFTERGYHAPLSAVVKEAGVSQGVLYRHFPTRLELAFAVFDEDWAEYEAISASPDSSSFVRLWTLIIDKTIDEAAFVEMVVDARRQAVGYDGAERMRGLLDPPLTRAQEAGLVDPGLTVDDVMLAQRMVFGIVVTAIDTTDLRGQVSRALATVGLLPPP, encoded by the coding sequence GTGCTCCGTGACACACGTAAGGTCAACCGCGGGCCGGCTGCTTCGGCCGACAATCGCCGGGCGATCCTGGCCGCCGCACGCAAGGTCTTCACCGAGCGTGGTTACCACGCACCGCTCTCGGCCGTGGTGAAGGAGGCAGGGGTGAGCCAGGGAGTTCTCTACCGACACTTCCCGACCCGGCTCGAACTCGCCTTCGCGGTCTTCGACGAGGACTGGGCGGAGTACGAGGCGATCTCCGCCAGCCCGGATTCCAGTTCCTTCGTACGTCTCTGGACACTCATCATCGACAAGACCATCGACGAGGCGGCATTCGTGGAGATGGTTGTCGACGCCCGACGCCAGGCCGTCGGTTACGACGGAGCCGAACGAATGCGGGGGCTGCTCGACCCGCCGCTGACCCGGGCACAGGAGGCCGGCCTGGTGGATCCTGGCCTTACTGTCGACGACGTGATGCTCGCCCAGCGCATGGTGTTCGGAATCGTCGTCACCGCGATCGACACGACCGACCTACGGGGCCAGGTGTCACGGGCGCTCGCCACCGTAGGGCTCCTGCCCCCGCCCTGA
- a CDS encoding winged helix-turn-helix transcriptional regulator translates to MRSYHQYCSMARALDAIGDRWTLLIVRELLTQGPCRFSDLRRGLPGIASNLLAERLREMETAALIARHDEPPPVAATLISLTDRGQDLSGVVRELIRWGAPLMAAPPNDDEFRVHWFSLPLRHLCQDGSPDEPANTVRLGDVHDGCDIIVQHGQVDVRPCSTQRHPDATVTAPPQVLVALFTGQMPLSAAQTRGLVVHGSTAALERVLPGAGRGQGG, encoded by the coding sequence ATGCGCTCGTATCACCAGTACTGCTCGATGGCTCGCGCCCTGGATGCGATTGGCGACCGGTGGACCCTGCTGATCGTCCGCGAGCTTCTCACTCAAGGCCCCTGCCGCTTTTCCGACCTGCGACGCGGGCTGCCGGGCATCGCCAGCAACCTGCTGGCCGAGCGCCTACGCGAGATGGAGACCGCAGCGCTGATCGCCCGGCATGACGAGCCGCCGCCGGTCGCCGCGACGCTGATCAGCCTTACCGATCGCGGCCAGGATCTCAGCGGCGTCGTTCGCGAACTCATCCGCTGGGGTGCCCCCCTGATGGCAGCCCCACCAAACGACGACGAGTTCCGCGTGCACTGGTTCTCACTACCGCTGCGTCACCTGTGTCAGGACGGTTCACCCGACGAGCCGGCCAACACCGTACGCCTTGGCGACGTGCACGACGGCTGCGACATCATCGTCCAACACGGGCAGGTCGACGTGCGCCCCTGCTCGACGCAGCGTCACCCCGACGCCACGGTCACAGCGCCGCCCCAGGTGCTCGTCGCACTCTTCACCGGACAGATGCCCCTGTCGGCGGCCCAAACCAGAGGGCTGGTCGTTCACGGCTCCACAGCGGCCCTCGAACGAGTCCTACCCGGTGCGGGACGCGGACAAGGCGGTTGA
- a CDS encoding DUF4236 domain-containing protein: MGLMFRKRKKIGPLILNFTENGFSSWSVKLGRWSWNSRARAHRVDLPGPLSWKQDKSRAR; this comes from the coding sequence ATGGGTCTGATGTTCCGCAAGCGCAAGAAGATCGGTCCACTGATCCTGAACTTCACCGAGAACGGCTTCTCCTCGTGGAGTGTGAAGTTGGGCCGCTGGTCCTGGAATTCCCGGGCTCGGGCTCATCGGGTCGACCTGCCCGGGCCGCTCTCCTGGAAGCAGGACAAGTCACGGGCCCGGTGA
- a CDS encoding MarR family winged helix-turn-helix transcriptional regulator has translation MADMTRWLDADEQRTWRAFLAASRALMDSLDRELQRDAGMPHAYYEILVRLSESTDRQLRMSDLAESTNSSRSRLSHAIARLEEAGWVRRESCPSDRRGAFAVLTDQGFEVLAAAAPGHVEGVRRHLFDQLSPAQVDQLRQISETLMDHLAADRPTS, from the coding sequence ATGGCAGACATGACGCGCTGGCTCGATGCCGACGAACAACGCACCTGGCGGGCGTTCCTGGCCGCGTCCCGGGCCCTGATGGACAGCCTCGACCGAGAGCTGCAACGGGACGCGGGGATGCCACACGCCTACTACGAGATTCTGGTCCGCCTCTCCGAGAGCACCGACCGGCAGCTCCGGATGAGCGACCTCGCCGAGTCGACCAACTCCTCCCGCAGCCGGCTCTCGCACGCCATCGCTCGGCTGGAGGAGGCGGGCTGGGTCCGGCGTGAGAGTTGCCCCAGCGACCGCCGGGGCGCGTTCGCCGTACTCACCGATCAGGGCTTCGAGGTGCTCGCCGCCGCCGCGCCCGGCCACGTCGAAGGAGTCCGTCGACACCTGTTCGACCAGCTCAGCCCCGCTCAGGTCGACCAACTCCGGCAGATCAGTGAGACATTGATGGACCATCTCGCCGCTGATCGACCGACATCATGA
- a CDS encoding ABC transporter substrate-binding protein, translated as MRTSTRMAGALATVCALLAGAACGTDDAGGDSKDVEVFTWWADGGEKAGLDGLVAAFGTDCAEYKFVNGAIAGGAGSNAKQVLASRLSQADPPDTFQAHAGAELIDYINAGQIEDLSDEYQQWGLTNAFPKGLIDNLTVDGKIYSVPANIHRANVLWSNKSVLTAAGISKDATTLDGFFADLEKLKAKGVTPLALGKDWTQLMLFEVVLISDLGPAQFTGLWNGQTPWDSPEVAKAIDDYARLLTYTNKDTRDTFDWTDAEKLLIDGKAGYQLMGDWEAADLDAKQFTGYAFSTFPGNGTTFQWLADSFVLPKDAKNTEGTKCWLKTVGSAAGQKAFNTKKGSIPARTDADSADYPSYQQAAMADWKTQTQVPSCAHGAACSQGWQGALGSAMGKFSSDGDKAALRTALVAAAKQFVGK; from the coding sequence ATGCGAACTTCGACCAGAATGGCTGGTGCCTTGGCCACCGTGTGTGCGTTGCTGGCGGGTGCAGCGTGCGGCACCGACGACGCCGGCGGCGACAGCAAGGACGTCGAGGTGTTCACCTGGTGGGCCGATGGTGGCGAGAAGGCGGGACTGGACGGACTCGTCGCCGCCTTCGGCACTGACTGCGCCGAGTACAAGTTCGTCAACGGGGCAATCGCGGGTGGTGCCGGCTCCAACGCCAAGCAGGTGCTGGCGTCCCGGTTGAGCCAGGCCGACCCACCGGACACGTTCCAGGCGCACGCCGGTGCCGAGCTGATCGACTACATCAACGCCGGCCAGATCGAGGACCTCAGCGACGAGTACCAGCAGTGGGGCTTGACCAACGCCTTCCCCAAGGGGCTGATCGACAACCTGACCGTCGACGGGAAGATCTACTCGGTGCCGGCGAACATCCACCGGGCGAACGTGCTGTGGAGCAACAAGTCGGTCCTGACGGCGGCTGGCATAAGCAAGGACGCCACGACCCTCGACGGCTTCTTCGCCGACCTGGAGAAGCTGAAGGCCAAGGGCGTCACGCCGCTGGCGCTGGGCAAGGACTGGACCCAGCTGATGCTCTTCGAGGTCGTGCTGATCAGCGACCTGGGGCCGGCGCAGTTCACCGGGTTGTGGAATGGCCAGACGCCGTGGGACAGCCCGGAGGTGGCCAAGGCGATCGATGACTACGCCAGGCTGCTGACCTATACCAACAAGGACACCCGGGACACCTTCGACTGGACCGATGCCGAGAAGCTGCTCATCGACGGGAAGGCCGGCTACCAGTTGATGGGTGACTGGGAAGCGGCCGACCTCGACGCGAAGCAGTTCACCGGCTACGCCTTCTCCACCTTCCCGGGCAACGGCACCACCTTCCAGTGGCTGGCCGACTCGTTCGTGCTGCCGAAGGACGCCAAGAACACCGAGGGTACGAAGTGTTGGCTGAAGACGGTCGGCAGTGCTGCCGGGCAGAAGGCGTTCAACACGAAGAAGGGTTCGATCCCGGCCCGTACCGATGCCGATTCGGCCGACTACCCGAGCTACCAGCAGGCGGCCATGGCGGACTGGAAGACCCAGACGCAGGTACCGTCGTGCGCCCACGGCGCGGCCTGCTCGCAGGGGTGGCAGGGTGCCCTCGGCTCGGCCATGGGCAAGTTCTCCAGCGACGGTGACAAGGCAGCGCTGCGGACGGCGCTCGTCGCGGCGGCCAAGCAGTTCGTCGGCAAGTAG
- a CDS encoding SsgA family sporulation/cell division regulator, with product MSVIRPTTVEVETSLRLVAPDATALPVRASLRYDPADPYAVHVLFHAESAGGEAVSWSFARELLVTGLDEPAGIGDVRVWPWATPRGDFVALALSSPDGNALFEVPRSVLVRFLRRTYVVVPRGREAEHLDVDTAVNRLLAGR from the coding sequence ATGAGTGTCATCCGACCCACGACCGTCGAGGTCGAGACGTCGTTAAGGCTCGTCGCACCTGATGCCACCGCTCTGCCGGTGCGCGCCAGTCTGCGCTACGACCCTGCTGACCCGTATGCGGTCCATGTCCTATTTCACGCAGAATCAGCCGGCGGCGAGGCGGTGAGTTGGTCGTTCGCCCGCGAATTGCTCGTCACCGGGCTCGACGAGCCCGCCGGAATCGGCGACGTTCGGGTCTGGCCCTGGGCCACACCCCGCGGCGACTTCGTGGCACTTGCCCTCTCCTCACCGGATGGCAATGCGCTCTTCGAGGTGCCCCGTAGCGTCCTGGTCCGTTTCCTGCGACGCACCTACGTGGTGGTGCCTCGGGGCCGGGAAGCTGAGCACCTGGATGTCGACACCGCGGTCAACCGGCTGCTCGCCGGTCGCTGA
- a CDS encoding SDR family NAD(P)-dependent oxidoreductase, protein MEIRESVFAVTGGGNGIGREVVLALLARGARVAAIDLSEAGLKKTADLAGVGDRLITMPVDITDRSAVLALPSAVVAAHGQVDGLINVAGIVHGFKPISALGFEDIEQVMAVNFWGTVNTTKAFLSLLEARPAASLVNVASMGSLVPFPGQGAYGASKAAVKLFTEGLIAEHQSGPLKVTIVFPGGIATNILGNSGIDARGVTADQAEAASKLTSPEDAARQIVDAVATGAPRVTIGKDARMLDRLSRLMPARAIPLIAKKMRELVK, encoded by the coding sequence GTGGAAATCAGGGAAAGCGTTTTCGCCGTCACCGGTGGTGGCAACGGGATCGGTCGGGAGGTCGTCCTGGCCCTGCTTGCCCGTGGTGCCCGGGTCGCCGCGATAGACCTGAGCGAAGCCGGCCTCAAGAAGACAGCCGATCTGGCTGGTGTGGGCGATCGGCTGATCACCATGCCCGTCGACATCACCGACCGCTCGGCGGTGCTGGCACTGCCCTCGGCGGTCGTTGCCGCCCACGGGCAGGTCGACGGCCTGATCAACGTCGCCGGCATCGTGCATGGCTTCAAGCCGATCTCCGCACTGGGCTTCGAGGACATCGAGCAGGTCATGGCGGTCAACTTCTGGGGCACCGTCAACACCACGAAGGCATTCCTCTCGTTGCTCGAAGCACGGCCGGCGGCCTCTTTGGTCAACGTCGCGTCGATGGGTTCGCTCGTGCCGTTCCCGGGCCAGGGCGCCTACGGTGCGAGCAAGGCGGCGGTGAAGCTCTTCACCGAAGGGCTCATCGCCGAGCACCAGAGCGGTCCGCTCAAGGTGACGATCGTGTTCCCGGGCGGCATCGCCACCAACATTCTGGGCAACTCCGGGATCGATGCTCGCGGCGTCACTGCCGATCAGGCGGAAGCGGCGAGCAAGCTCACGTCTCCTGAGGATGCTGCGCGCCAGATCGTCGATGCTGTCGCTACGGGAGCACCACGGGTCACGATCGGCAAGGACGCTCGGATGCTCGACCGTCTCTCTCGTCTCATGCCCGCGCGAGCGATTCCCCTGATCGCCAAGAAGATGCGAGAGCTGGTGAAATAG
- a CDS encoding SDR family oxidoreductase, which produces MPGLFAVEGKKVLVTGGSRGIGLMIARGFVEAGADVIVSSRKADVCAAVAEELSAVGNCISVAADLSTTEGVDRLTDAVRENGPALDVLVNNAGATWGAPLEAYPEVAFDKLWAVNVKAVFRLTTALLPALRVAADAEDPARVINIGSVDGIRVPAMEVYAYSATKAAVHMLTRTLAHQLAPEHITVNAIAPGPFDSKMMAFALDDPATRAAIAQQVPLGRIGRPADMAGTAIYLASRAGAYLTGTVIPVDGGITTHG; this is translated from the coding sequence ATGCCGGGGCTGTTCGCGGTGGAGGGCAAGAAGGTACTGGTCACGGGGGGCTCGCGCGGCATCGGCCTGATGATCGCGCGAGGGTTCGTCGAAGCCGGCGCGGACGTGATCGTCTCGTCTCGGAAGGCGGATGTCTGTGCCGCCGTAGCCGAGGAGCTGTCGGCGGTGGGTAACTGCATCTCGGTTGCGGCGGACCTGTCGACGACGGAGGGAGTGGATCGTCTCACCGACGCGGTACGGGAGAACGGGCCCGCACTCGACGTGCTGGTGAACAATGCCGGGGCCACCTGGGGTGCGCCGCTGGAGGCGTATCCGGAGGTCGCGTTCGACAAGCTCTGGGCGGTCAATGTCAAAGCGGTCTTTCGGCTGACCACGGCACTGTTGCCCGCGCTGCGGGTCGCGGCGGACGCCGAGGATCCAGCCCGCGTGATCAATATTGGTTCCGTCGACGGAATTCGGGTTCCCGCGATGGAGGTTTATGCCTATTCGGCTACCAAAGCAGCGGTCCATATGCTCACCCGCACGCTGGCCCATCAACTCGCACCAGAGCACATCACGGTGAACGCGATCGCGCCCGGCCCGTTCGACAGCAAGATGATGGCCTTCGCGCTGGACGATCCGGCCACCCGGGCTGCAATCGCTCAGCAGGTGCCGCTGGGACGAATCGGTCGTCCTGCCGACATGGCCGGCACGGCGATCTACCTGGCGTCCCGGGCCGGTGCCTACCTCACTGGCACCGTCATCCCGGTTGATGGCGGCATCACCACACACGGTTGA
- a CDS encoding alpha/beta fold hydrolase, with translation MSDEKKGDQDASAGFVPSPELYPFTSRWLDTSHGRLHYVDEGAGQPLLLLHGNPTWSFLYRKLILALKDRFRCLAIDYLGFGLSERPSGFAYTPAEHAAVVGEVIRQLDLRDLIVMGHDWGGPTGLSAAADNADRVSGLILGNTAFWPPDRKARLVGRVMSTGFLQRRILQENFFVERFLFSNVVGTLHEAEKEHYRGVQATTGLRVAVAQAPRQIVAAAPWLAELEGRVQRSLADRRVLVTYPMADRAFPAKTTLPRFRATFDDIQVVELPGAKHFFLEGQSPRVVEAIRARFTSRA, from the coding sequence GTGAGTGACGAGAAGAAGGGCGACCAGGATGCGAGTGCCGGTTTCGTTCCGTCCCCCGAGTTGTATCCCTTCACCTCGCGGTGGCTGGATACCTCTCATGGCCGCCTGCACTATGTCGACGAGGGTGCCGGGCAACCGCTTCTGCTGCTGCACGGCAACCCCACGTGGAGCTTTTTGTATCGCAAGCTCATTCTTGCGTTGAAGGATCGATTCCGTTGTCTGGCCATCGACTACCTGGGATTCGGCCTTTCGGAGCGGCCATCCGGTTTCGCCTACACCCCGGCCGAGCATGCTGCGGTCGTGGGTGAGGTCATCCGCCAGTTGGACCTGCGGGACTTGATCGTGATGGGGCACGACTGGGGTGGGCCTACCGGCCTCTCGGCCGCCGCAGACAACGCTGACAGGGTTTCCGGCTTGATCCTGGGGAACACCGCGTTCTGGCCGCCGGATCGCAAAGCCCGACTGGTTGGCCGGGTGATGTCGACGGGCTTTCTGCAACGGCGCATCTTGCAAGAGAACTTCTTCGTCGAGCGATTCCTGTTCTCCAACGTGGTAGGGACCTTGCACGAAGCAGAGAAAGAGCACTATCGCGGGGTGCAGGCCACGACCGGACTGAGGGTCGCCGTGGCGCAGGCCCCACGGCAGATCGTGGCCGCGGCCCCGTGGCTGGCCGAACTGGAGGGTCGGGTGCAGCGTTCGTTGGCAGATCGGCGGGTACTGGTTACCTACCCGATGGCGGACCGTGCGTTTCCAGCGAAGACCACGTTGCCTCGATTCCGCGCCACGTTCGACGATATTCAGGTCGTTGAACTGCCGGGAGCGAAGCACTTCTTCCTTGAGGGCCAGTCGCCACGAGTGGTCGAGGCGATTCGCGCTCGGTTCACCTCCCGCGCATGA
- a CDS encoding tetratricopeptide repeat protein yields MSSGLDDLLAQAHDLVAAGDLAGAQELLGDALSNADPRPGHASPDLAEAASLQARVLVTLGEPHSARGWAAFAYAAATRLYGPSDQRTVAAAATLAAVLHRVGNYARAARLYQDVIIELTATDGPESLRVLAAHADLATVEYAQGECEVARERMADAWEMHREVYGDAHLSGIKMLARLGAMQRDCGHFTEAHEHLALARELCRTGLPADHPLAIQVAALARAAANPDHVCAEPTPAATVPTPRVSPDDSTDWSTDEPRHYDGAGHDSPDRDTFAEPAVTTSTMRPGLAAEAGSVAGSRAVPEAEPPVEPTLPPGVPPLVGGDPAGVPPLVGDPTGDYPPSTRSNDGQRGSDGVYRVRNLPEVRRTTLPVTIPRPPQPPSRRRLSIVLAGLTVVVLGAAAVIAGFTLVDDAESEPTGPAASTPPPGPGPTDRAAAPPSGVALRDNRDNVLLTWIYPPGSEGPVIVSGSRAGQETRAFKELPAGSTSYTVPNLSRSNNYCFTITIVYSVDVVARSESVCTSRAAGSPTD; encoded by the coding sequence GTGTCTTCCGGCCTCGACGACCTTCTCGCCCAGGCGCACGACCTCGTAGCCGCCGGCGATCTGGCCGGTGCCCAGGAGCTGCTCGGTGACGCGCTGAGCAATGCCGATCCTCGGCCCGGTCATGCCTCCCCCGACCTGGCCGAGGCGGCCAGCCTCCAGGCCAGGGTGTTGGTGACCCTTGGCGAACCGCACTCCGCCCGGGGATGGGCGGCATTCGCGTACGCGGCAGCCACCCGGCTGTACGGGCCTTCCGACCAACGAACGGTTGCCGCGGCGGCGACCCTGGCCGCCGTACTCCACCGGGTCGGCAACTACGCGCGGGCCGCCCGCCTCTACCAGGACGTGATCATCGAGCTGACCGCGACCGACGGTCCCGAATCACTCCGGGTCCTCGCCGCGCACGCCGACCTGGCCACCGTCGAGTACGCCCAGGGCGAGTGCGAAGTGGCCCGGGAGCGAATGGCCGACGCGTGGGAGATGCACCGCGAGGTGTACGGCGACGCCCACCTCAGCGGCATCAAGATGCTGGCCCGGCTCGGTGCCATGCAGCGGGACTGCGGACACTTCACCGAGGCCCACGAGCACCTCGCCCTGGCTCGGGAACTGTGCCGTACCGGTCTGCCGGCCGACCATCCGCTCGCGATCCAGGTGGCCGCGCTGGCCAGAGCCGCCGCCAACCCGGACCATGTCTGTGCCGAACCCACCCCCGCAGCAACGGTCCCGACGCCCCGGGTCTCCCCTGACGACTCGACCGACTGGTCGACGGACGAGCCGAGGCACTACGACGGCGCGGGACATGACAGCCCGGACCGCGACACCTTCGCTGAGCCGGCCGTCACCACCTCGACGATGCGACCCGGCCTGGCGGCCGAGGCCGGGTCTGTCGCTGGGTCCCGGGCGGTCCCTGAGGCCGAGCCGCCGGTCGAGCCGACCCTGCCGCCGGGCGTACCGCCGCTGGTTGGCGGCGATCCCGCCGGCGTACCGCCGCTGGTCGGCGACCCGACGGGCGACTATCCGCCATCGACGCGATCCAACGACGGTCAGCGCGGTTCCGACGGGGTGTATCGGGTGCGTAACCTGCCCGAGGTTCGCCGGACAACCCTGCCCGTGACGATCCCGCGCCCCCCGCAGCCGCCATCGCGCCGGAGACTGTCGATCGTCCTCGCCGGCCTGACGGTCGTAGTGCTCGGCGCGGCGGCCGTCATCGCGGGCTTCACCCTGGTCGACGACGCGGAGTCGGAGCCAACCGGTCCGGCGGCCAGCACCCCGCCCCCGGGGCCGGGGCCCACCGACCGAGCCGCCGCCCCACCCAGCGGCGTGGCGCTCCGAGACAACCGAGACAACGTGCTGCTGACCTGGATCTATCCGCCGGGTAGCGAGGGACCGGTGATCGTGTCCGGTAGCCGGGCCGGCCAGGAAACCCGGGCGTTCAAGGAGTTACCGGCCGGCAGCACCAGCTACACCGTCCCCAACCTGAGCCGAAGCAACAACTACTGCTTCACCATCACCATCGTCTACTCGGTGGATGTGGTGGCCCGGTCCGAATCGGTCTGCACCAGCCGGGCGGCTGGCTCGCCCACGGACTGA
- a CDS encoding TIGR02611 family protein yields MSGERGSGVPEDDYAAQGRRRSPLGEGAASGTAVAEAQQRNRRQRLRTTLEIIRANPTGRITLKALVAIVGALVVAVGVALIPLPGPGWLIVIAGLGVWAVEFHWAKRLLAFTRENVRAWTRWVTRQSLPVRLVIGTVGLLFVGVVFWLSLKFGLGIDVVAQVLAYLATH; encoded by the coding sequence ATGAGCGGGGAGCGGGGTAGTGGCGTGCCAGAGGACGACTACGCAGCGCAGGGCCGGCGGCGTTCGCCCCTGGGGGAAGGGGCGGCCAGCGGTACGGCGGTGGCCGAGGCCCAACAGCGAAACCGACGGCAGCGGCTGCGGACCACACTTGAGATCATCCGAGCCAACCCGACCGGGCGGATCACGCTCAAGGCGCTCGTGGCGATCGTGGGGGCGCTCGTGGTCGCCGTCGGCGTCGCCCTCATCCCGCTACCCGGGCCGGGCTGGTTGATCGTCATCGCCGGGCTTGGCGTCTGGGCGGTGGAGTTTCACTGGGCCAAACGGCTACTCGCCTTCACCCGGGAGAACGTTCGGGCCTGGACCAGATGGGTCACCCGCCAGTCGTTGCCGGTGCGACTCGTGATCGGCACGGTCGGGCTGTTGTTTGTCGGCGTTGTGTTCTGGCTCTCACTGAAGTTCGGTCTAGGGATCGATGTGGTCGCCCAGGTGCTGGCGTACCTGGCGACGCACTGA